In Psychrilyobacter piezotolerans, the following are encoded in one genomic region:
- the plsY gene encoding glycerol-3-phosphate 1-O-acyltransferase PlsY, with protein sequence MEVKLIIFLIIAYFMGSIPTGVVIGKKFKGIDIREHGSKNTGATNAYRVLGKQYGIIVLLADALKGYLPVFLAHLAGINGWQLILVGLVTIVGHTLSMFLKFKGGKGVATSLGVFLYLVPNIVLILVAVFILIAFSTKYVSLASVSAAGLFPILVLFMPVKPELGKWNMFGFALIIALFVIFKHRSNIQRLLHGNENKFGAKK encoded by the coding sequence ATGGAAGTTAAATTGATAATTTTTTTAATAATAGCTTATTTCATGGGATCTATTCCAACAGGTGTAGTTATAGGAAAAAAGTTTAAAGGTATAGATATCAGAGAACACGGCAGTAAAAATACCGGTGCAACCAATGCATACAGGGTACTTGGAAAACAATACGGGATAATTGTTCTTTTGGCAGATGCCTTAAAGGGATATCTGCCGGTTTTTCTAGCACATTTAGCTGGAATAAATGGGTGGCAGCTTATCTTGGTAGGGTTAGTGACGATAGTTGGTCATACCCTGTCCATGTTTTTAAAATTTAAAGGCGGAAAAGGTGTAGCTACTAGTTTAGGAGTATTTTTATACTTAGTTCCAAATATAGTTTTAATCTTAGTGGCTGTATTTATACTGATTGCATTTTCAACTAAATACGTATCCCTGGCTTCTGTATCAGCAGCAGGATTATTTCCGATATTGGTACTGTTTATGCCTGTGAAGCCGGAGCTGGGAAAATGGAATATGTTTGGATTTGCCCTTATAATAGCTTTATTTGTAATATTCAAACATAGAAGTAATATACAAAGACTTCTTCATGGAAATGAAAACAAATTTGGAGCTAAAAAATAA
- the rimO gene encoding 30S ribosomal protein S12 methylthiotransferase RimO has product MKLAVITLGCSKNLVDTEHYLGILVNKKGFEITTEVEDADLCIINTCGFIGDAKEESIQSILEVAEHKRSGKLKKIIVAGCLAERYADELLAEMPEVDAIIGTGDVDKIEEVIDEILADKRVIRSESLDFLANAQTERIITTFPHTAYLKIAEGCNRRCTYCIIPSLRGNLRSRTIEDIVVEAERLVANGVREINLLAQETTEYGLDLYKKKALPDLMKELAKIEDLKWIRTYYMFPNSVTDELIEVMKTEEKVCNYFDIPIQHVSDSMLQGMKRAISGDASKELLRKIRREIPDATFRTSLIVGFPGETEDDFQELKDFVEEFKFDYIGAFKYSREEDTVAYDMENQVDEDTKHRRWVELTNLQAEIAEAKNRSFLGKEIEVMIDGVSEESEYMLEGRTRGQALEIDGKVLTNDGTAKPGEIVKVKVEQNFNYDLLGPIVANEVN; this is encoded by the coding sequence ATGAAATTAGCCGTTATAACTTTAGGTTGTAGTAAAAACCTAGTAGACACAGAACATTATTTAGGAATATTAGTAAATAAAAAAGGATTTGAGATCACTACAGAGGTGGAGGACGCAGATCTTTGTATCATAAATACTTGTGGATTCATTGGTGATGCCAAAGAGGAATCTATTCAAAGTATATTAGAAGTAGCAGAGCATAAAAGAAGTGGGAAATTAAAGAAGATAATTGTAGCTGGCTGCCTGGCGGAAAGATATGCCGATGAACTGTTGGCAGAGATGCCGGAAGTAGATGCGATAATAGGGACTGGTGACGTAGATAAGATAGAGGAAGTAATCGACGAGATATTAGCAGATAAAAGGGTTATTAGAAGTGAATCTTTAGATTTCTTGGCCAATGCTCAAACGGAAAGAATAATCACAACTTTCCCGCATACTGCGTACCTGAAGATAGCAGAAGGGTGTAATAGAAGATGTACTTACTGTATCATCCCTAGTTTACGTGGAAATCTTCGTAGCAGGACTATTGAAGATATCGTAGTAGAAGCTGAGAGGTTAGTGGCAAATGGTGTTAGGGAGATAAACTTATTAGCTCAGGAAACTACTGAATATGGACTGGATCTATACAAGAAAAAAGCCTTGCCTGACCTAATGAAAGAGTTAGCTAAGATAGAGGACTTAAAATGGATCAGGACATACTATATGTTCCCTAATTCAGTAACTGATGAACTTATAGAAGTTATGAAGACGGAAGAAAAAGTGTGTAATTACTTTGATATCCCCATTCAGCATGTATCTGATTCTATGCTGCAAGGGATGAAAAGAGCCATATCTGGAGATGCTTCTAAAGAGTTGTTACGTAAGATCAGAAGAGAGATTCCAGATGCTACATTTAGAACTTCTCTAATAGTGGGATTCCCAGGTGAAACAGAAGATGATTTCCAGGAATTAAAGGATTTTGTAGAAGAATTTAAATTTGATTATATTGGTGCCTTTAAATATTCAAGAGAAGAAGATACAGTAGCCTATGATATGGAAAACCAAGTGGATGAAGATACAAAACATAGAAGATGGGTAGAACTTACCAATTTACAAGCTGAGATTGCAGAAGCGAAGAACAGATCATTCTTGGGAAAAGAGATAGAAGTGATGATAGACGGTGTATCGGAAGAATCCGAATATATGCTGGAAGGAAGAACAAGAGGACAGGCTCTGGAGATAGATGGTAAAGTTTTAACCAATGACGGGACTGCTAAACCAGGGGAGATAGTGAAAGTGAAAGTAGAACAGAACTTCAATTATGACCTGTTAGGGCCCATAGTAGCAAATGAAGTTAACTAA
- the fmt gene encoding methionyl-tRNA formyltransferase → MRILFMGTPEFALNSLKTLDENHDVIGIFTKIDKPNSRGKKIKFNPIKQYGLDNDIPVYQPNSVKKEETIKLVKELNPDLIVVVAYGKILPQELIDIPEKGIINVHSSLLPKYRGAAPIHAAIINGEKESGVTIMDIVKELDAGDIILQAKTPIDEMDTLEDLHDRLAVIGSEALLKAVNMIESGVATRTPQDETKVTFVKPIKKEECEIHWDHSMERVYNFVRGLNPFPSAYSFCNEKLYKIYFVEKYDRVYDGEFGEVVDLVKGKGPIIKVLDGSLIITSIKPENKRVMTGADLVNGNYIKVGEKFSIGSKVIQL, encoded by the coding sequence TTGAGAATATTATTTATGGGAACACCTGAATTTGCATTAAATTCACTTAAAACACTGGATGAAAATCATGATGTTATTGGGATTTTTACCAAGATAGATAAACCTAACAGCAGGGGGAAAAAAATAAAGTTTAACCCGATTAAACAATACGGATTAGATAATGATATCCCTGTATACCAGCCTAATTCAGTAAAGAAAGAGGAAACGATAAAATTGGTAAAAGAATTAAATCCTGACCTTATCGTAGTAGTGGCCTATGGTAAGATATTACCCCAGGAATTGATAGATATTCCTGAAAAGGGGATAATCAATGTACATTCATCACTCCTGCCTAAATATAGAGGGGCTGCTCCAATCCATGCTGCCATAATAAATGGTGAGAAGGAAAGTGGGGTCACTATAATGGATATAGTGAAGGAATTGGATGCCGGGGATATAATCTTACAGGCTAAAACACCGATAGATGAAATGGATACACTGGAGGATCTGCACGATAGACTGGCTGTAATAGGAAGCGAAGCCCTGTTAAAAGCTGTAAATATGATAGAAAGCGGAGTTGCCACTAGAACTCCCCAAGATGAGACCAAGGTAACTTTTGTTAAACCTATCAAAAAAGAGGAATGTGAGATACACTGGGATCATTCCATGGAAAGGGTATATAATTTTGTAAGGGGATTAAATCCGTTTCCATCTGCATATTCATTCTGTAATGAAAAATTATACAAAATATATTTTGTAGAAAAATACGACAGGGTCTATGATGGTGAATTTGGAGAAGTGGTGGACCTGGTTAAAGGAAAAGGCCCGATTATAAAGGTATTGGATGGAAGTTTAATAATAACCAGTATAAAGCCTGAAAATAAAAGGGTAATGACTGGAGCGGATTTAGTGAATGGAAACTATATTAAAGTGGGGGAAAAATTTAGTATAGGCAGTAAAGTAATTCAATTATAG
- a CDS encoding NAD(P)H-dependent glycerol-3-phosphate dehydrogenase → MGKIVVMGAGSWGTALARIIASKGNNVTLWDYNEERAELLQKSRVNKKFLPNAEFPETLQVTSKIEGLLDGVEYLIMAVPSQVLRSVMEKISCQLTEKTIIVNTAKGIEISTGMRLSQVIKDEILGKFHKNIVILSGPTHAEEVAKNLPSTIVAAGESECAKKIQELFNTENFRVYESNDIIGVELGGAVKNGIAIAAGAADGIGLGDNTKAALITRGLAEMIRFGEALGAKAETFSGLSGMGDLIVTCASTHSRNRYVGQKLGEGRKLQEILDEMEMVAEGVPTVKAVYELAQKKKVSMPILEGVYKVLYEDKLATEMVKELMTRDLKREF, encoded by the coding sequence ATGGGGAAAATTGTAGTGATGGGAGCAGGTTCTTGGGGAACAGCACTTGCTAGGATTATAGCGTCTAAAGGAAACAATGTAACTTTATGGGATTACAACGAAGAGAGGGCAGAATTATTGCAAAAAAGCAGGGTAAATAAAAAGTTTTTACCCAATGCTGAATTTCCAGAAACTTTACAGGTAACATCTAAGATCGAAGGTTTGTTAGATGGGGTAGAATACCTGATCATGGCTGTACCATCCCAAGTATTGAGATCTGTTATGGAAAAGATCAGTTGTCAGCTGACAGAAAAAACAATAATAGTTAACACTGCCAAGGGGATAGAGATTTCTACAGGGATGAGATTATCCCAGGTGATTAAGGATGAAATATTGGGGAAATTCCACAAGAATATTGTGATTCTTTCTGGTCCTACCCATGCAGAGGAAGTGGCTAAAAATCTTCCGTCTACAATAGTGGCTGCCGGGGAATCTGAGTGTGCTAAAAAAATCCAGGAACTCTTTAATACAGAAAATTTCAGGGTGTATGAAAGTAATGATATTATCGGGGTAGAACTAGGCGGGGCTGTGAAAAATGGTATTGCAATAGCTGCAGGTGCAGCTGATGGAATAGGGCTTGGAGACAACACAAAGGCAGCTCTTATAACTAGAGGATTAGCAGAGATGATAAGGTTTGGAGAAGCTTTAGGAGCTAAAGCTGAGACTTTTTCGGGACTTTCTGGAATGGGAGATCTGATAGTAACATGTGCTAGTACCCACAGTAGAAATAGATATGTGGGACAAAAATTAGGTGAAGGAAGGAAATTACAAGAGATCTTAGATGAGATGGAGATGGTAGCTGAAGGAGTACCGACTGTGAAAGCTGTCTACGAATTAGCTCAAAAGAAGAAAGTGTCAATGCCAATATTAGAAGGTGTCTACAAGGTATTATATGAAGATAAATTAGCAACTGAAATGGTAAAAGAATTGATGACTAGAGACTTAAAGAGAGAATTTTAA
- a CDS encoding YggT family protein, translating to MFLIYRVVSYAVEILKILILLRIILSWIAPRSRNEFIDLIYTVTEPILRPFRILIPLGGARLDLSPILAYYVLGLAKYLIFRILSMIS from the coding sequence ATGTTTTTGATATATAGAGTAGTGAGTTATGCAGTAGAAATATTGAAAATTTTAATTTTATTGAGAATAATATTATCATGGATTGCTCCAAGAAGCAGGAATGAATTTATTGATTTGATTTATACGGTTACAGAACCAATCTTAAGACCATTTAGAATATTGATTCCTTTAGGTGGTGCCAGGTTAGATCTGTCACCAATCCTGGCATATTATGTACTGGGTCTTGCAAAGTATTTAATTTTTAGAATATTAAGTATGATTTCGTAG
- a CDS encoding sigma-70 family RNA polymerase sigma factor, which produces MERTKDLVSLYLKDIRQYEILTKEEELKLLIAAKNGCEESKEKLILSNLRLVVNVAKKYTRKGLGLMDLISEGNFGLIHAIKKFDVDKGFRFSTYAVWWIKQSITKSIISKGREIRIPSYKYDMLNKVNKYIMNHVMETSKYPDFNEISKGLGIPEDKIQKVMLEFQDLMSLNASIGEDIFLEDTISQPEEQSLENQVLRGIGREEITKMLDALKPREKEIVKLRYGIDGYDIHTLEEIGKTFNITRERVRQIEKKTLLKLKTRFSEELKPYLFK; this is translated from the coding sequence ATGGAGAGAACAAAAGATTTAGTATCTTTATATTTAAAAGATATTAGGCAGTATGAAATTTTGACAAAGGAAGAGGAATTAAAATTACTTATAGCAGCTAAAAATGGCTGTGAGGAATCTAAGGAAAAATTAATTCTGTCCAACTTACGGTTAGTAGTGAATGTAGCTAAAAAATATACTAGAAAAGGACTGGGTTTAATGGACCTTATCAGTGAAGGTAATTTTGGGCTTATTCATGCTATTAAGAAATTTGATGTGGATAAAGGGTTTAGATTTTCAACCTATGCAGTTTGGTGGATTAAACAATCTATAACTAAGTCTATAATAAGTAAGGGAAGGGAAATAAGGATACCATCTTATAAATATGATATGTTGAATAAAGTAAATAAATATATTATGAATCATGTGATGGAAACCAGTAAATATCCTGATTTTAATGAAATATCAAAGGGCTTAGGTATACCAGAAGACAAGATTCAAAAAGTAATGTTAGAATTTCAAGATCTGATGTCTTTGAATGCTTCCATAGGAGAGGACATCTTCTTAGAAGACACCATAAGCCAGCCTGAAGAACAGTCCCTCGAAAACCAGGTTTTGAGAGGAATAGGCAGGGAAGAGATCACTAAGATGTTAGATGCTCTAAAACCTCGTGAAAAAGAGATAGTGAAATTAAGATATGGAATAGATGGATACGATATCCATACTTTAGAAGAAATTGGTAAGACATTTAATATTACCAGAGAAAGAGTGAGGCAGATTGAGAAAAAGACCTTATTAAAGCTTAAAACAAGATTTAGTGAGGAATTGAAGCCCTATTTATTTAAATAA
- a CDS encoding ACT domain-containing protein, with amino-acid sequence MVTESREFFIVDKRILPNSIQNVIKVNEIVQKEGISKYEAIKRVGISRSTYYKYKDFIKPFFESGKDTVFNINMALHDEPGMLSKIFNVIAASGVNILTITQNIPIDGIARVTLALRTNADSLRNIETMLEKITEQPGVSEIRIIGNN; translated from the coding sequence ATGGTAACTGAATCAAGAGAATTTTTTATAGTAGATAAAAGGATCTTACCTAATTCAATTCAAAATGTAATTAAGGTAAATGAAATAGTTCAAAAAGAGGGAATATCAAAGTATGAGGCAATAAAAAGAGTGGGAATAAGTAGAAGTACATATTATAAATATAAAGATTTTATCAAACCATTTTTTGAAAGTGGAAAAGATACTGTATTTAATATAAATATGGCACTCCATGATGAGCCGGGGATGTTATCTAAAATATTCAATGTAATAGCAGCTTCAGGAGTAAATATCCTTACAATAACTCAAAATATACCTATCGACGGAATTGCAAGGGTTACTTTGGCACTTAGAACTAATGCTGATTCACTAAGAAATATAGAAACTATGTTGGAAAAAATAACTGAACAGCCAGGTGTAAGTGAGATCAGGATAATAGGGAATAATTAA
- the accB gene encoding acetyl-CoA carboxylase biotin carboxyl carrier protein — MKIDVKAIKELSENIEKYGLEEITLESEGTKVSLKREIEKATVTQVVAEPRVVAAAPRKAKKAKTEVETKNYDSIKSPMVGTFYGAPSPDADKFVKEGQIVEVGDILCIVEAMKLMNEVKAEKRCRIVKAVLTDGAPVTKGADLFLIEEV, encoded by the coding sequence ATGAAAATAGATGTAAAAGCTATAAAGGAATTATCTGAAAATATAGAAAAATACGGGTTAGAGGAGATAACTTTAGAGAGTGAAGGAACTAAAGTTTCTCTTAAAAGAGAGATAGAAAAAGCAACTGTAACTCAAGTAGTGGCAGAGCCAAGAGTTGTAGCGGCAGCCCCTAGAAAAGCAAAGAAAGCTAAAACTGAGGTAGAGACGAAAAACTATGACTCTATAAAATCACCTATGGTAGGAACATTTTATGGTGCACCATCTCCAGACGCAGACAAATTTGTAAAAGAAGGACAAATTGTAGAAGTTGGAGATATTCTATGTATCGTAGAAGCTATGAAGCTTATGAATGAAGTAAAAGCAGAAAAAAGATGTAGAATAGTAAAAGCAGTGTTAACTGACGGAGCACCTGTAACTAAGGGAGCCGATCTGTTCTTAATAGAAGAAGTATAA
- the rsmH gene encoding 16S rRNA (cytosine(1402)-N(4))-methyltransferase RsmH translates to MHKEIECEYHIPVLYEETLDRLVTNADGVYVDGTLGGGGHSEGIVKRLSEKGVLISIDQDQNAIDFAGKRLEKYGDKVKIFKSNFQEMDSVVYMAGYDKVDGIMMDIGVSSKQLDDPERGFSYKYNTRLDMRMDKNMPISAYEVINNYEEEEISRIIYEYGEERYARKIAKYIVHNREEKAIETTGDLVAVIKKAIKGHPKKHPAKKTFQAIRIEVNKELDVLENVIDKAVNLLKPGGRLAIITFHSLEDRIVKQKFKELSTDCLCPSHLLVCQCNHKATVKRITRKPVIPNTDELEFNNRAHSSKLRVVEKL, encoded by the coding sequence ATGCATAAAGAGATAGAGTGTGAATACCATATACCGGTGCTGTATGAGGAGACCTTAGACAGATTGGTTACTAATGCAGACGGGGTGTATGTAGATGGGACCCTAGGTGGAGGAGGTCATTCAGAAGGAATCGTGAAAAGACTTTCGGAAAAAGGTGTGTTGATCTCTATAGACCAGGATCAGAATGCCATTGACTTTGCAGGGAAAAGGTTGGAAAAGTACGGGGATAAAGTAAAAATATTTAAATCTAATTTCCAGGAGATGGATAGTGTAGTATATATGGCAGGATACGATAAAGTGGATGGAATAATGATGGACATAGGAGTTTCTTCTAAACAGCTGGATGATCCTGAAAGAGGGTTTTCGTATAAATATAATACTCGTTTAGACATGAGAATGGATAAAAATATGCCTATTTCAGCCTACGAAGTAATAAACAACTATGAGGAAGAGGAGATCTCGAGAATCATATATGAGTATGGTGAGGAAAGATATGCCAGAAAGATAGCTAAATATATAGTACACAACAGAGAGGAAAAAGCTATAGAAACTACTGGAGATTTGGTAGCGGTAATCAAAAAAGCTATCAAAGGACATCCTAAGAAACATCCGGCTAAAAAAACCTTCCAAGCTATAAGGATAGAAGTTAATAAGGAATTGGATGTACTTGAAAACGTAATTGATAAGGCGGTTAACCTGTTGAAGCCAGGGGGAAGACTGGCTATAATTACCTTCCATTCGTTAGAGGATAGGATAGTGAAGCAAAAATTTAAAGAGCTGTCTACAGATTGTCTCTGCCCATCCCATCTATTGGTTTGTCAATGCAACCATAAAGCAACAGTGAAACGTATAACAAGAAAACCTGTTATTCCTAATACAGATGAGCTGGAATTTAACAATAGAGCACATTCGTCCAAATTGAGAGTAGTAGAAAAGTTATGA
- the folD gene encoding bifunctional methylenetetrahydrofolate dehydrogenase/methenyltetrahydrofolate cyclohydrolase FolD yields the protein MIKIIDGKKISAEIKEEMKIEIEELTKGGKRAPGLAVIIVGENPASKVYVNSKVKTCSALGIYSEKYNLDSEITEAELLKLIEELNNKEEIDGILVQLPLPKHIDEDKIIEAIKPNKDVDGFHPINLGKLVIGKNGFKSCTPYGIMELLKRYELDLNGKDVVIVGRSNIVGKPLAVMLTNENATVTLCHSKTKNLSEKTLNADIVIVAIGREKFLTEDMVKEGSIVIDVGINRNSLGKLCGDVDFENVSKKTSLITPVPGGVGPMTIAMLMKNTVKSRMEKI from the coding sequence ATGATTAAAATTATAGATGGTAAAAAGATATCAGCAGAGATAAAAGAAGAAATGAAGATAGAGATAGAGGAATTGACTAAAGGTGGTAAACGAGCACCAGGTCTGGCAGTAATTATTGTGGGAGAAAATCCTGCATCTAAGGTATATGTCAATTCAAAAGTAAAAACATGCAGTGCTTTGGGTATATATTCTGAAAAATATAATTTGGATTCTGAAATTACAGAGGCGGAACTTTTAAAATTAATCGAAGAATTAAATAATAAAGAGGAAATAGATGGTATACTAGTGCAGTTGCCGCTGCCAAAACATATAGATGAAGATAAAATAATAGAAGCTATAAAACCAAATAAAGATGTAGATGGATTTCATCCAATAAATTTAGGTAAATTAGTTATAGGAAAGAATGGGTTTAAATCTTGCACTCCATATGGTATTATGGAATTGTTAAAAAGGTATGAGCTGGATCTGAATGGTAAAGACGTAGTGATAGTAGGCAGAAGTAATATAGTTGGAAAACCATTGGCAGTTATGCTGACCAATGAAAATGCAACTGTAACTCTATGCCACAGTAAGACAAAAAATCTATCGGAAAAAACTTTAAACGCAGATATAGTGATAGTGGCTATAGGAAGGGAAAAGTTTTTGACTGAAGATATGGTAAAAGAGGGAAGTATAGTAATAGATGTAGGCATAAATAGAAATAGTTTAGGGAAACTATGCGGAGATGTAGATTTTGAAAATGTATCTAAAAAAACATCATTAATAACACCTGTACCAGGGGGAGTAGGCCCTATGACAATAGCAATGCTTATGAAAAACACAGTAAAATCAAGAATGGAAAAAATATAA
- the pgsA gene encoding CDP-diacylglycerol--glycerol-3-phosphate 3-phosphatidyltransferase, translating into MNMPNKLTMARMVLAVPFIYFLGISDGDNGFIYRMIALGLFTIASITDFLDGYIARKNNMITDFGKLMDPLADKILVISALVVFVEVGFLPSWISIVVLAREFLISGIRSLAAANGEVIPAGNLGKYKTTAQMVGIVIIMILGVTQIEVLGINLNIWIMLPSVILTIWSGWDYSVKAKHYFMNME; encoded by the coding sequence ATGAATATGCCTAATAAATTAACCATGGCAAGGATGGTTTTAGCAGTTCCATTTATTTATTTTCTAGGAATATCTGATGGAGATAATGGATTTATATACAGAATGATAGCTTTAGGGTTGTTTACGATAGCATCTATTACAGATTTTTTAGATGGATATATAGCTAGAAAAAATAATATGATTACAGATTTTGGAAAGCTGATGGATCCCTTGGCAGATAAGATATTAGTTATATCAGCATTGGTGGTATTTGTAGAAGTTGGCTTTTTACCATCATGGATATCTATAGTTGTCCTGGCTCGTGAATTCCTGATCAGTGGTATCAGGTCATTGGCAGCCGCCAATGGAGAGGTTATTCCTGCTGGGAACCTGGGGAAATATAAGACGACTGCTCAGATGGTAGGGATAGTGATAATAATGATATTGGGAGTAACACAGATCGAAGTATTGGGTATTAATTTAAATATTTGGATAATGTTACCTTCTGTAATTTTGACTATATGGTCAGGATGGGATTATTCAGTGAAAGCAAAACATTATTTTATGAATATGGAATAA
- a CDS encoding redox-sensing transcriptional repressor Rex produces MIIKEKRNGISSRVIERLTKYLRCLENLSPEDYISSEELALKMGFTAAQIRKDLSNFGEFGIRGKGYQIRTLYSDIERILGVHKTNNIIVIGAGRLGGALVSEPEFTKESFNIIGVFDNSDTKIGTEMKGIKIRDVKEIPYFLQSKDKVDVAILTVPKKVAQQMATLLVEAGVKSILNFAPINLEVPDHIAVQNIDLYAKLQELNYWKEQVINND; encoded by the coding sequence GTGATTATAAAAGAAAAAAGAAATGGGATATCCTCAAGGGTGATAGAGAGATTGACTAAATATTTGAGATGTTTAGAAAATTTATCACCTGAAGATTATATATCGTCAGAGGAGTTAGCGCTTAAAATGGGATTCACAGCAGCTCAGATTAGAAAAGATCTGTCTAATTTTGGTGAATTTGGCATAAGAGGAAAGGGTTACCAAATCAGAACTCTTTATAGCGATATCGAAAGAATATTAGGAGTGCACAAAACGAATAATATAATAGTTATAGGAGCAGGAAGACTTGGAGGAGCTTTGGTTTCAGAACCTGAATTTACCAAGGAAAGCTTCAATATAATAGGGGTTTTTGATAATTCTGACACCAAGATTGGAACTGAGATGAAAGGGATCAAGATCAGAGATGTAAAGGAGATTCCATACTTTTTACAGTCTAAAGACAAGGTAGATGTAGCAATCTTAACAGTACCTAAAAAAGTAGCCCAGCAAATGGCTACACTATTGGTGGAAGCAGGAGTTAAATCGATTTTAAATTTTGCACCAATAAATTTAGAGGTACCTGATCATATTGCAGTACAAAATATAGATCTATATGCTAAGTTACAGGAATTAAATTACTGGAAGGAGCAGGTAATAAACAATGATTAA
- the rlmD gene encoding 23S rRNA (uracil(1939)-C(5))-methyltransferase RlmD, translating into MKKGNIVEIKIDKIIFGGEGLGYYGDLAIFVPMSVPGDVLEVEIISLKKTYGRALIKKIITPGIDRAAGDKISFEEHHGCDFAMLKYNEQLKYKKLMVEDVLSRVGKVDLDKVEISDTVGAENQFNYRNKVIEPFARKNGKIISGFFKKRSHEVFEVEENILQSQLSNEIISRIKELLNEAKLSVYNEKAHKGILRHIMVRTTSFNEAMVVLIIKGKVDSKIEEVLNTLYNENDKIKSVYVSINNKRTNFALGEQNIHLLGEKYIKEELYGIEFNISPTSFFQINIEQTKKLYEKAISYFDDIKNKNIVDAYSGTGTIAMILSKDANKVYAIEIVESATRAALKTSAENKIENIEFINGKAEEKLIELIETGNQIDSIIFDPPRKGIAQNILEKLSETKIKEVVYISCNPSTFARDTQILEGLGYKLTKVCPLDMFPNTSHIEVVGKFLKKG; encoded by the coding sequence TTGAAAAAAGGAAATATAGTAGAGATTAAAATAGATAAGATAATTTTTGGTGGTGAAGGATTAGGATATTATGGCGATCTAGCTATTTTTGTACCTATGTCTGTACCTGGGGATGTCTTAGAAGTAGAAATAATTTCACTAAAAAAAACATATGGAAGAGCTCTTATAAAAAAGATAATAACACCTGGAATAGATAGAGCAGCAGGAGACAAAATAAGTTTTGAAGAACATCATGGCTGCGACTTTGCCATGCTTAAATACAATGAGCAGTTAAAGTATAAAAAACTCATGGTAGAAGATGTGCTTTCCAGAGTAGGGAAGGTAGATTTAGATAAGGTAGAAATATCGGACACCGTAGGAGCAGAAAATCAATTTAACTATAGAAATAAAGTGATCGAACCCTTTGCACGTAAAAACGGAAAGATTATATCAGGATTCTTTAAAAAAAGATCCCATGAAGTTTTTGAAGTAGAGGAAAATATCCTTCAATCCCAGCTTTCAAATGAAATTATATCCAGGATCAAAGAACTCCTAAATGAAGCTAAACTAAGTGTATACAATGAAAAAGCTCATAAGGGAATATTGAGACATATAATGGTCAGAACCACGTCATTCAATGAGGCTATGGTTGTACTTATCATTAAAGGTAAGGTAGATTCAAAAATAGAAGAGGTTTTAAATACCCTGTATAATGAAAACGACAAGATTAAGTCTGTATACGTTTCTATCAACAACAAGAGGACAAATTTTGCTTTAGGTGAGCAAAATATCCATCTGTTGGGGGAAAAATATATAAAGGAAGAACTGTATGGAATTGAGTTTAACATATCTCCTACATCGTTTTTCCAGATTAACATAGAACAGACTAAAAAGTTATATGAGAAGGCGATCTCTTACTTTGACGACATAAAAAATAAAAATATAGTGGATGCTTATTCAGGTACAGGAACTATCGCTATGATCCTGTCAAAGGACGCCAATAAGGTCTACGCTATAGAGATAGTGGAATCAGCAACAAGAGCTGCACTAAAAACAAGTGCAGAAAATAAGATAGAGAATATAGAATTTATAAATGGTAAAGCTGAGGAAAAATTAATTGAACTAATCGAAACAGGAAATCAAATAGATTCAATAATATTTGACCCCCCTAGAAAGGGAATAGCACAGAATATACTGGAAAAGTTATCTGAAACAAAGATAAAAGAAGTGGTATATATATCATGTAATCCGTCAACATTTGCCAGGGATACGCAGATATTAGAAGGATTGGGATATAAGTTAACCAAAGTTTGTCCGTTAGACATGTTTCCTAATACCAGTCATATTGAGGTAGTGGGGAAATTTTTAAAGAAGGGATAA